AATATCGAACATTCCGGCTATCTCCCCAAAGATGTCGTCCATGTCTATTGCCCTCCTCTGCATGACGTGCATCTCCCTTACCATGTGGGGCATGAGCCTTATGACGAGGGTCGTTGGGGGAGAGGGTATTCCCACGAAGGAGCCCATCAGTATTAGGGCGAAAACGTTCTCCAGCTCCCTCTCCTCGAACTCTATATACTCCGTTGATTGATGTTTGAAAGCCCCCCCAAATCCTCTCAGGAAAGCCCTTATGTCCTCAATTACTTTCTTCACCATTTTCTCACCTCAGACTCCTATCCAGCCGGTTTTGAGGGAAACCTCCTTCAGGCTCTTTTCCTGCATCACGTAAAGCTCCCTGAGGACGTGGGGCAGCAGGCGGTAGGTTAGCTCCGTTGGGGGGTGGGGAAGGCCTATGTAATCTCCAAACAGTATGAGCGCGAAGATGTTTTCGAGCTCCTCTTCCTCCCATTTAACCCCCTGGAGGTAATACAGCTGAAACCCCTTGTGGAACTCCCACAGGATTCTGATGGGTATTGAAATCCAGTAGAGAAGTTTTCTTATGCTCATCAGTCTTCCTCCAAAAAGAAATAAAAGGGAAGGCTCCTCAGGCCTTTGCCGCTTCGTATTCCTCTGCCGGCTTCTTCCACGCTGCCCAGAAGTCTATGGCCAGTAGGAAGTTCAGGAGCAGACCGACGAGGGTTATCAGTCCGACCGAGTACTTGGTGAAGGCATCGCCTATTCCTGGAACCACTACCACAAGGAACCAAGCAAGGGCGAGGGTCACGGTGATCCATAGGAACAGTGCGGGTATGAGAACGGCCCAGCTCCACTTTCCGGCCTGCTGGATCTTTGTAACCCACAGTGCGCCGGTCATCATTGCAATGCTTGCGAGCATCTGGTTCATACCGCTGAAGGCCGGCCAGAGGATGAGCCACTGGTTGCCCCAAGCAAGGAGAACGCCGAGGGCAGCGATTATCGCTGACGCCACCCACCTGTTGGTGACCGCCTTCCAGATTCCCTCGCTGGTGTCAACCACCATTCCAAAGACTTCCTGCCAGGCAAAGCGGCCGAGCCTCGTGGCGGTGTCGAGGGACGTGAGGGCAAATGCTGAAACCCACAGGCTCGCGAAGACGACGCCAAACTTGTAGTCAATTCCAAAGGCGTTTGTGAGGCCGTAGGCGTAGCTCTTGGAGAAGATTCCTACCTTGCCTATCTCATTGGCAACCTTGGGAGCATAGATTGCGGCCCAGTTGGAGGCGTTTATGTCGATTCCAGCATCGGCGAAGACCTTGATTCCGTAGACGGCTATTGAGGCTATGACTATGGTTGAGAGGAAGCCCTCGGTGAACATTCCACCGTAGCCGACGAGTAAGCCGTGTATCTCGTTGTCAAGCTGTTTTGACGACGTTCCCGAACCGACGATGGAGTGGAATCCGCTCAACGCTCCACACGCGATGACCAGCGGTATTGTGGGCCAGAAGGGAGAGGGCTTTCCGCCGACGACGTTGGCCGACCAGGTGGTGTAAGCTGGAGCCGTGAACGTTCCCTTGCTCCCTATTAAGATGAACGCAAGGCCACCGAGGATGAGACCGAACCACAGGACGTATGCGTTGAGGTAGTCCCTGGGCTGCAGTAGTACCCATACTGGAAGTGATGCGGCTATGATAATGTAGACGAGGAGGAAAAGGGCCCACTGGTGGTAGGTGGCGTGAATCGGGAACTTGAAGCCGAGCCATACGGAAAGGGCGACGAGTATCAGGCCCACCACAGTTGCTCCCGCGAAGTGCAGGCTGGTCTTGTACATCAGGTACCCCACGATAACGGCCGAGACCAGGAAGAGGATTGATGCAGTGGCTGCCTCGGGAGTGCCGGTGTAAATGCCCGCTATAACGGACGTAAAGGCCGCCACAACGAGCAGCAGGGCAAACCATATGTACAGCTCGAAGGCGATTCCCGTCCTCTTGCTCATCAGCTTTCCTGCAATCCACTGGACGGATTTACCATCGTAGCGAACTGATGACATCAATGCCAGGTAGTCATGGACGGCACCAATGAAGACGTTTCCGAACCAGACCCAGATGAGTCCCGGAAGCCATCCCCAGGCCATTGCAACGGCCGGACCAACTATTGGTCCCGCGCCGGCAATACTCGCGAAGTGGTGGCCGTAGAGCACCAGCGGGTGTGCTGGAACGTAGTCAACGCCGTCGTAGAGCTTGTGCGCTGGAGTTGGCCTGTTGGGGTCGGCCCTCACGACCTTGTTCTGGAGGCTCTTTCCGTATGTGAAGTACATGGCCACGTATATAACGGCGGCCACCAAAATTACCACAGCGGAGTTCATTTCCACACCCCCATGAACGTTTTCGTACTAATGTAACAGTATGTCCATATAAATGCCTTTCGGCAAAAAACCGAAACTTTTTCGTTTTTAAACTGAATGTTTGAAACTCCGTTGCGCTCCAGTGAGAAGACTTTTTGTGCAGGGAGTTAAAAGAAAGAAGGGCGGAGAAGGCGGTTTTACTCCAGCTCCATCAGTGTTTGTCCGGTGTCGACGGTGTCGCCTTCTTTTACGAGGATTTTCTTCACTACTCCGTCTTTTGGTGCTGGGATTTCGTTCTCCATTTTCATTGCTTCGAGGATTAGGAGTCCTTGGCCGGTTTTGACTTCATCGCCCTCCTTGACTAGTATTCTCAGAATCTTGCCCGGCATTGGGGCTGTAACTGCACCCTCCCCAGCTGGAGCTGGAGTTGGCGCTGCTGGCGCAACCGGGGCCGGAGCTGGGGCAGCAACGGGCGCAGGCGAAGGAACAGGGGCAGTGCCAGTTTTTGGAGCACTGGGCGGGGCCAAAGTCCCGACTATCTGGGGCAGGTACCTGAGGGCGCTCAGGTCGACGCCCTCAACGCCGACCTCGAACTCGACGCCGTTAACGTAGAGCTTGAACCTCTGAACCGCCGGCGGTACCTCGGGCTTTCTCCTGCCCTCCTTCCTTGCCCTGAAGAACTCCAGCGCCACCTGTGGGAAGAGGCAGTAGGTCAGAACGTCCTCCTCCTTCTCCAGATAGCCCAGTTCCTCGAGCTCCTTTCTGCATTTCTCCAGCGCGGGTTCGAGCAGTTCTCCTGGCCTTACGGTTATGGGTTCCTCATCCCCAAGGACCTTTGCACGCAGCTGGGGGTTTATCTCCCCCGGCGGCCTTCCGTAGAGTCCCTTGATGTAGTTCTTAACCTCCTCGGTTATCCTCTCGTACCTCCCGAAGAGGACGTTGAGAACCGCCTGCGTCCCGACTATCTGGCTGGTCGGCGTCACCAGCGGCGGCCATCCAAGGTCTTCCCTGACGCGCGGAATCTCCTCCAGAACCTCCTGGAGCCGGTCGAGGGCTTTCATCTCCTTCAACTGGCTTATGAGGTTGGAGTACATCCCGCCTGGAACCTGGTACTTCAGAACGTAGGGGTTCACCATGAGGGCCTCCTTGTGCAGCATCCCCGAGTACTTCTCGTCGAGGAGCCGCTTGAGGTAGCGTGAGACCTCGTGGATGAGCTCCCTGTCGAGGTGGCTCCCGACGGCTTCAGGTAGGGCGTGCCAGATGGTCTGTATTCCCGGCTGGGCGGTTCCAAAGGCGAGCGGGCTTATGGCAGTGTCTATGTAGTCCGCCCCGGCCTCGACGGCCTTGAGGTACGTTGCGACGGCCATTCCCGTTGTGGAGTGTGTGTGAACGTTGACTGGGACGCCGTAGCTCTCCTTTATCTCGCTCACCAGCTCGTAGGCCTTCCAGGGCGTCAGCAGGGCCGCCATGTCCTTGATCGTGATGACATCAACGTCCAGCGCGAGCAGCTCTTCCACTTTCTTCATGTAGTACTCGAGCGTGAACACCTTGCCCGTCGTGTAGGCTATCGCACCCTGAACCTCGGCACCGATTTCCTTCGCCTTCCTTATCGCCACCTCCATGTTCCTGACGTCGTTGAGGGCGTCGAAGACGCGGAAGATGTCTATTCCGTTCCTGTGGGCCAGCTCGACGAAGCTTTCAACCACGTCGTCGGGGTAGTGGCGGTAGCCGACAACGTTCTGCCCGCGCAGGAGCATCTGGAGTTTGGTTTTGGTGATGTTCTCCCTCAGGAGCCTCAGTCTCTCCCAGGGGTCCTCGCGGAGGTAGCGGATGCAGACGTCGAACGTTGCTCCTCCCCAGACCTCCATTGAGTAGAAGCCGATTCTATCCATCTTCTCAGCTATTGCCAGCATGTCTTCCGTTGTGAGTCGCGTCGCTATGAGGGACTGGTGAGCGTCGCGGAAGGTCGTGTCAATTATCTCAACGCGCGCCATTCTCTCACCTCCATTTCGGGGCTAATTCATGTACATTTAAAAGTCTAACGACGTTCGATGGATAAGAATTCGACAATCGCCTAAGGAAAGCGGTAAAGGGGTAAAGAAACGCAGGGGTCAGAGAAGTCCCTCTGCCTTTGCCGCCTCCTCTGGCTCCTCGTTGCGGTGTATGATCCTTATGAGTGCCTTTATGAGGGGCTCCGGGTTCTCGCGCTGGAAGATGTTCCTTCCCACGACGGCTCCGGCTCCGCCAGCCTCAACGACATCGTAGACCACTTTCAGGAAGTCAACCGGGTTTTCGGTCTTTGCCCCACCGCTCAGGAGAACCGGAACGCCGGCGGCGGCATCAACGACCTTGGCGAAGGTCTCCCTCGAGCCGGTCCAGTAGGTCTTTATCATGTCCGCGCCGCTCTCGACCGCGGCCCTGGCACCGTACATGACGACGCGGTAGTCCTCCTTTTTCCCGTACTTCTCGTTTATGTACGGCCCGCGCGGGTAGGCGAACTGGACGACAGGGAAGCCAAGGTCGTGGGCGTAGCTCGCTATTTCAGCGAACTGGCGCATCATAACGTCTTCCTGCGGGCTGCCCCAGTAGACGGTCGCGGCTATGGCATCGGCGCCGAGCTTTATCGCGTCCTCGACGTAGCCGAGCTGGCTCTGGAGGAGCTGGTCGTCCTTCGGGCGGAGGTTGGTCTTGCTGGTGAGCTTTATCATCAAACCCCTGTCGGGCTTCACGTCGTTCCCGGCTATTCTTGCTAAACCGGGGAGCATCATAACGCCGTCAATTCCGGCCCTCATAACTTTCTTTATGATTATCCTGGGGTTAACGTGCTTCCAGTGCTCCTCGAAGTCCGTCGGCCCGTGCTCGAAGCCGTGATCCATGGCGAAGATGAGCGCCCTTCCGTCCCTTCGGAAAAACCTTCTGAGGCGCCTCTTAATGCCAACGTTCTGGTATGCATCCATACTAATCACCGGGAGTGATATATGACTTGGAGGATTTAAGGTTTTCCTTGACGGAAAGGTGTTTAAGGCTGAGGTCGAGTTTTTGGTGGTGGTTCGATGGATGAGGGCAGGGAAACCATGATAGGCATCAGGGTCATCAAGCTTGACGAGACGGATTCCACGAACGAGTACGCGAAGAGAATAGCCCCGGAGGTTCCGGAGGGCACGGTCGTCATCGCGAAGAGGCAAACTGCTGGGAAAGGTAGAAAGGGCCGCTCCTGGGCGTCCCCGGAGGGCGGTCTCTGGATGAGCGTCATTCTGAAGCCCCAGAAGGTGGACCCCAGGCTCGTCTTCGTCGGAGCTCTGGCCGTCGCGGATACGCTCTCTGATTTTGGCCTCGCCCCGGGGATAAAGTGGCCGAACGACATCTGGGTTGCGGGCAAGAAAATAGCCGGCATTCTGGCGGAGGGAAAGGCGGACGAATACACGGTTCTGGGAATCGGGCTGAACGTTAACAACCCCATTCCCCCCGAGCTTCAGAGGGATGCGATTTCCATGATGGAACTGATCGGAACCCCGTTGCCCATGGACAGGGTTCTTGAGAGGCTGCTGTTCCATCTAAACGCCTGGTACCGGATTTTCAAGGAGCGTCCGGATATCATGATGGCCAAAGTTCGCGAGAGGACCTTCATCCTCGGGAGAACCGTGAGGATTGTTGAGGATGATAATGTCCTAATAGGTCGTGCAGTGGACGTTTTAGATGACGGATCTCTTCTGCTCGACATTGACGGACAGTTAAGGAGAATTTTATACGGAGATGTTTCGTTAAGGATTCCCTAATTTTTCTGACGTTTTGACACACATTCGCCCGGAAAGTTAATATACTTACAGCCTGTAGCCTTATACTGCTGTCGTTCGAAATCCGGAGGAGGTGCTCCAGATGGGGCTCCTGAGAAAGTACTTGGACTACCCGGTTCTGTGGAAGATACTGTGGGGTTTAATTCTCGGTGCAGTTTTTGGTTTGATAATGGGTTATCTAGGCTACGCAGAGTTCGTCAAGACCTACATCAAGCCACTCGGTGACCTCTTTGTCCGCCTGTTGAAGATGTTAGTGATGCCGATAGTTCTGGCATCGCTTGTCGTCGGTGCCGCCAGTATCAGTCCAGCAAGGCTCGGAAGGGTCGGTGTGAAGATAGTGGTCTATTACCTCCTCACGTCGGCCTTCGCAGTGTTCTTCGGCCTGCTGATGGGCAACCTCTTCAGGGTCGGAACGGGCATAAGCCTTGGGACCGGCGAAGGAAAGGCAATCGAGGCGCAGCCACCCTCCCTCGTAAAGACCCTCCTCAACATAGTGCCCACGAACCCGTTCGCCTCCCTGTCCAACGGTGAGGTGCTGCCGGTGATATTCTTCGCCATAATCCTGGGCATAGCCCTGACGTACCTCATAAACAAGGAGGACGAGAGGCTCAAGAATGCGGGAACGACCCTCCTCAGGGCATTCGACGGCCTGGCCGAGGCGATGTATCTCATAGTCGCGGGTGTCATGCAGTACGCTCCGATAGGTGTCTTCGCCCTCATAGCCTACGTCATGGCCTCACAGGGAGTCAAAGTCGTCGGTCCGCTCGCCAAGGTCGTCGTCGCGGTTTACGTCGGCCTCACGGTGCAGATACTGCTGGTGTACTTCGTCCTGCTCAAGGTCTTCGGCATCGACCCGGTCAAGTTCATCAAGAAGGCCAAGGACGCCATGCTCACGGCATTCGTCACGAGGAGTTCAAGCGGAACCCTGCCGGTTACGATGCGCGTCGCCGAGGAGGCAATGGGAATTGACAGGGGAATATTCTCCTTCACCCTCCCGCTGGGGGCAACGATAAACATGGATGGAACGGCGCTCTACCAGGGTGTCACGGTTCTCTTCGTCGCCAACGCCATCGGCCATCCGCTCACGCCTAGCCAGCAGCTCATCGTAGTTCTAACCGCCGTCCTGGCCTCGATTGGAACCGCAGGTGTTCCGGGGGCGGGAGCGATAATGCTCGCCATGGTCCTCCAGAGCGTTGGCCTCGACCTCACCGCGGGAAGCCCTGTTGCCTTGGCCTACGCCATGATATTGGGCATTGACGCCATCCTCGACATGGGCAGGACTATGGTCAACGTCACCGGCGACCTTGCGGGAACGACCATAGTGGCCAAGACGGAGGGAGAGATAGACTTCTCCAAGTGGGAGCAGTAATTTTTGATTCTTTCTGCTCTTTTCTTGCCTTTTGCCAGGTTTTTCTTTCCCTACTTCTGGGATAAAGTTAAATACTCCGATGCGGCGCTAGTTACCAGTACAGATGGAATGGAGGTAGTGTGTAATGAAGAGATTGCTTGCGGTGCTTTTCGCCGCGATTCTCCTGACACCTCTCATCGGCTCGAGCCTGGGCCTTGCGGAGGATTTTCAACCGAAAACGTACAAACAGGACTTCGTTTTTACAATAGTGATTATGCCCAACGGGAACGCCAATATAACCATGAAGACCGTCTGGCTTGAACCGAAGGACGAGATTCAGAAGCAGATAGAGCAGATCCTCAACGAGACCCAGAACGGCAACATGACCCTTGAGGAGGCCATAGCGAAGTTCGAGGAGGAGCAGCTCCAGCGTTACATCCAGAGCCTGAGCCAGTCCGGCATGAACCTCACCAACGAGAGCATAAAATCC
The Thermococcus radiotolerans genome window above contains:
- a CDS encoding pyruvate/oxaloacetate carboxyltransferase, which produces MARVEIIDTTFRDAHQSLIATRLTTEDMLAIAEKMDRIGFYSMEVWGGATFDVCIRYLREDPWERLRLLRENITKTKLQMLLRGQNVVGYRHYPDDVVESFVELAHRNGIDIFRVFDALNDVRNMEVAIRKAKEIGAEVQGAIAYTTGKVFTLEYYMKKVEELLALDVDVITIKDMAALLTPWKAYELVSEIKESYGVPVNVHTHSTTGMAVATYLKAVEAGADYIDTAISPLAFGTAQPGIQTIWHALPEAVGSHLDRELIHEVSRYLKRLLDEKYSGMLHKEALMVNPYVLKYQVPGGMYSNLISQLKEMKALDRLQEVLEEIPRVREDLGWPPLVTPTSQIVGTQAVLNVLFGRYERITEEVKNYIKGLYGRPPGEINPQLRAKVLGDEEPITVRPGELLEPALEKCRKELEELGYLEKEEDVLTYCLFPQVALEFFRARKEGRRKPEVPPAVQRFKLYVNGVEFEVGVEGVDLSALRYLPQIVGTLAPPSAPKTGTAPVPSPAPVAAPAPAPVAPAAPTPAPAGEGAVTAPMPGKILRILVKEGDEVKTGQGLLILEAMKMENEIPAPKDGVVKKILVKEGDTVDTGQTLMELE
- a CDS encoding carbon starvation CstA family protein produces the protein MNSAVVILVAAVIYVAMYFTYGKSLQNKVVRADPNRPTPAHKLYDGVDYVPAHPLVLYGHHFASIAGAGPIVGPAVAMAWGWLPGLIWVWFGNVFIGAVHDYLALMSSVRYDGKSVQWIAGKLMSKRTGIAFELYIWFALLLVVAAFTSVIAGIYTGTPEAATASILFLVSAVIVGYLMYKTSLHFAGATVVGLILVALSVWLGFKFPIHATYHQWALFLLVYIIIAASLPVWVLLQPRDYLNAYVLWFGLILGGLAFILIGSKGTFTAPAYTTWSANVVGGKPSPFWPTIPLVIACGALSGFHSIVGSGTSSKQLDNEIHGLLVGYGGMFTEGFLSTIVIASIAVYGIKVFADAGIDINASNWAAIYAPKVANEIGKVGIFSKSYAYGLTNAFGIDYKFGVVFASLWVSAFALTSLDTATRLGRFAWQEVFGMVVDTSEGIWKAVTNRWVASAIIAALGVLLAWGNQWLILWPAFSGMNQMLASIAMMTGALWVTKIQQAGKWSWAVLIPALFLWITVTLALAWFLVVVVPGIGDAFTKYSVGLITLVGLLLNFLLAIDFWAAWKKPAEEYEAAKA
- a CDS encoding biotin--[acetyl-CoA-carboxylase] ligase, which codes for MDEGRETMIGIRVIKLDETDSTNEYAKRIAPEVPEGTVVIAKRQTAGKGRKGRSWASPEGGLWMSVILKPQKVDPRLVFVGALAVADTLSDFGLAPGIKWPNDIWVAGKKIAGILAEGKADEYTVLGIGLNVNNPIPPELQRDAISMMELIGTPLPMDRVLERLLFHLNAWYRIFKERPDIMMAKVRERTFILGRTVRIVEDDNVLIGRAVDVLDDGSLLLDIDGQLRRILYGDVSLRIP
- a CDS encoding dicarboxylate/amino acid:cation symporter, whose product is MGLLRKYLDYPVLWKILWGLILGAVFGLIMGYLGYAEFVKTYIKPLGDLFVRLLKMLVMPIVLASLVVGAASISPARLGRVGVKIVVYYLLTSAFAVFFGLLMGNLFRVGTGISLGTGEGKAIEAQPPSLVKTLLNIVPTNPFASLSNGEVLPVIFFAIILGIALTYLINKEDERLKNAGTTLLRAFDGLAEAMYLIVAGVMQYAPIGVFALIAYVMASQGVKVVGPLAKVVVAVYVGLTVQILLVYFVLLKVFGIDPVKFIKKAKDAMLTAFVTRSSSGTLPVTMRVAEEAMGIDRGIFSFTLPLGATINMDGTALYQGVTVLFVANAIGHPLTPSQQLIVVLTAVLASIGTAGVPGAGAIMLAMVLQSVGLDLTAGSPVALAYAMILGIDAILDMGRTMVNVTGDLAGTTIVAKTEGEIDFSKWEQ
- the fba gene encoding class I fructose-bisphosphate aldolase, whose protein sequence is MDAYQNVGIKRRLRRFFRRDGRALIFAMDHGFEHGPTDFEEHWKHVNPRIIIKKVMRAGIDGVMMLPGLARIAGNDVKPDRGLMIKLTSKTNLRPKDDQLLQSQLGYVEDAIKLGADAIAATVYWGSPQEDVMMRQFAEIASYAHDLGFPVVQFAYPRGPYINEKYGKKEDYRVVMYGARAAVESGADMIKTYWTGSRETFAKVVDAAAGVPVLLSGGAKTENPVDFLKVVYDVVEAGGAGAVVGRNIFQRENPEPLIKALIRIIHRNEEPEEAAKAEGLL